CTTCATCTGGTCTCCTATCTTGAATTACCTTGTAAAGTGCAATTTATTCCAGAATGAGATATCTCATCTCCTGGATATGGCAGTAATAGAGAGTGTCCCCTCAGAAGAAAAAATATCAGTGTTCTATTCCATCTTCATCATCATTCAGAAGTGTACAGGGGGAATCCAGCCATTCTAGATCTCGGAAGGCTCAACAAGTGGatgaagaaaattaaagaaatctCTCCAGTGTCTTTATAACTTCAGTGGATCTGGTGGATACATATCTCCACACAGTTATCTGATCCTGCCATTACAGATTCCTGAGGTTTGCTAGTGGCACTAAGCATTGTCAGTACTGGGCACTCCAGTTTGGCTTGTCTCAGCTCAGTGGGCCTTTACAAAGGTGGTGTTGGTGGTAATCAAAGCCAGACTTAGGTTATAGGGAATCCACCTTTAATCCTCCTGGATGACATCTTTTAATCAGAGCTCCATCCCCAACAACAGCACACAGAGCTATGTCTCTGATGTTGAATTTCTTGTAGGTGTATGGTTTTATTATCAATATCCAGGAAAGCTCCTTGattccatccaccaaaataatTCGCTTAGGAGTGGACACAGATACCTTGATAGCAAGGATATATCCATCTTTAGAGAGGTTCCAGAAAGATTCAAGACTTCCTCAAATTGTTTTGGAACTGCAAGAGGCCTGAAACTAAAACCACTAAGCTTTCAGCCACTAGACCCCTCATAGTATCATGCATAAGGATCACGCCATGGGTACAGTCTCACATCAGGCTCCTTCAAGGTTTCATCTTAAAGATATGGAGCCACTCTCTGAAACCCGTGAAGGATCAAGTGAAGGTTCCGGCACAGGTGATCAACACCTTTAAAATGGTGGTCAGCCTCTTTGCCTTCCAAATTGTCAAAAATGTCACCAGCCTGGAGGGCTGGGAAGCACACTGCGGGTCAAAAACAGGCATCTGTTAGCTGGTGGAAAGGACTGACCATCTAGAACTAAGAGCAGTCAAAATGGTGCTACAAAGGTTCCAGCCCAGGCTAGAGGGGAGGCACGTTCTGATTCAGTCAGACAATATGACCATGGTTGCATATGTGAACAACCAAGAGGAAAAAGAAGCCCAGCGCTACACATCTAAGTGATGGAAACCATGCACTGGATAGCACATGCTCATCTATCCCTCAAGGCAGCGCCTACTGATCTTGCTCTGACTGATCAAGATGAACAACCGAGTGTTGCTGTTATCACGAAGGCTTTTGAGCTAATTGTCCAGTTGTTCGGCTTGCCCTCAGCCAATCTATTCATGAACCACTTGAAAGTGGAGAGACCACAGTACTTCATCAGGGAGGTGGACCCCGGATCCAAGGGGACAAATGCACTATCACACTGATGGCCTCAGGGCCTCCTCTGTGCATTTACAATCTTCCTATCATTAGGAATGGTAgtccagaaaataaaatgaacaggtGACAATAGTATTGGTAACCCGACATTGGCCAAGGAAAGCCTGGTTTTTGGACCTAACTGAGCTGAAATAGGACCTCCAGTATCGCTCCCAAAGAGACATGACATCCTCTTACAAGGTCCTCTTCTTCATCTGGATTGGAACCAGCTGCATTTAAAAGCCTGGCTATTGAAAGGGAAGTGCTAGTGTTGCTGGGTCTGTCCTCCAAAGTCATCAGAATACATTTTAGAAGAGTATTGACCTTGAATGCCTAGTCCTCTATCTGGCCCAAGTTCTGTGCTGGTGCCAGGAACACGAAGCAAATAGCCGTAATTCCTTGATTTCTACAATCTTGAAATTTCTCCAAGAAGGCTTGGACAGAGGTCCCCAGCCTAGTACCGTTGCACGTCCAGTGTCTGCCCTTTTGTAGCATGATGATCACAGGATCCATGGGTTCTCTGGCAGagtaaccccccaccccaccccatcccacgtAGCCTGATTCCTTAGAGCAGTCTGATTAGCCAAACCAGCAATCAGGCCTCTCTTTCCAAAGTGGGACCTGCCATTTGTACTGAGAGCCCTGATGAACCACCTCTTTGAACCATTCACATCAGTGTATTGCTTTCTGATGGCCATCACATCTGCCAGGTGAGTTTTGGAATTGTCAGTGCTTCCTATGCAGGAGCTTTTCTGTGTGTTTCAGCTCAGAACTCTAGAATTGTCTATCCTGGAGGTGAACTCTTTCCTCCATGTTTCCCCAGAGGTGGGTCTCCCTTCTTTCTGTCCCAGGCCACCAAGGAGAAGTGGCATGATTTAGAAGTTAGAAGGGCCTGAAAATTTTAATTCAGATGTACAGAGTCCACTCAGAGATCGCGTGCCCTGTTGGTATCCTTCCTCCGGAAATGCCAAGGACCCAGGTGTTACTAGGTGAATTAGACTATGTATTGAAGAAGCATACAAGACATTGGGGATTCCGGTTCCTTAAGGCATCAGGACATGCTCAACGTGATCCCTGGTGACTTCATGGGCAGAAAGAACTAATGCATCCATAGTAGAAACATGTAAGGCGACCACTTACTCAAGCACTACAAGGTAGATTTCCTGTCCTCTGCAGAGGAGTCTTATTGCAGGAAGTTAGTGCAGGCCGTGATTGGGGAATGGTTTTTGCCCTTTGAACAAGTGTTATAAATGAGAAGGTatactgttttccttttcttcccaccTTCTCTATAACCTTCCCTACATCTGTTCATTGCTCTCTACTTCCCAGAACTTCAAGAACTGTGGAAGATGCTGGACTGTAGAACGGAAATTTTTTTACTGATAATTTCTTTATGCATCTTCCACAATTGTACCCAACTAGCTCAAGAGCCAAAAGGTCAGATGCTGAGTAGGATCTTTACCTTgtgacttttgttgttgttgtgatcCATTGAACTTAGTTGGTCAGTTACCTCTGAAGTATTTGTTAATAATATTGTTATACAAGTTTTTACAATTTTGGAATAACTCATCTGGCCACAAGTGGAAGCGGAGGGGGCATGGCCAGTGGGTGACACCAAAATGCAGATCTGCCTCCATGAGTTGCAAGAATGCCCAGAGCAGcccagatgtcaagaattgtggGAGATGGTGCTAGAAAAAGGGAAATTATTGGTAAGACGTTTTCCGGTTCATTGACACTGACTTTATGATTGAGCTCTAAGGTatttgagcttttaaaaaaagagagtgcACTCTGAAAGTGTCAATAACCCTATGTAAGTTTGAAAGTGAAAACTTTTCTTATAACTGTTTTAACTCCACCAAATGTCCGTGGGGTATTACAGGCTTATTTATGTATTCAGATGACTGCAagattttaaaatacacattacgtctttatttaaaaataacttatttGAGTGTAAGAAACTATGTTGTGATATTAACATTTTAATAGTGTCCACTTCCCTCCCTTTCATATATTTGAGTGTACATGTAGATGAAGCAGGAGTGGAAAGATATAATATTCTGAAAAAAGAAGGAACATTGTGACTTTAAAATGATAGTTTTCTTCCAGAAGATTAAAAAGaggcattttgaaatatttgtagAACTTTCTGTGGCTCTATAGGTGTACATAAAATCTGAGCTATTGCATTTGTTTTTGGATAAGAGCTAGAATTTTACTCGTCATTCTAGGTGACAGATAAGTAATGACTTTGGATGAAACTTGGCCTTTAGGTGGGCGCAGCCCAGTACAGTGAGTGGCAGCGTGCTGGCTTTTATATCAAAGCTGCTCAAATATTATTCAATCAAATGTGAAAAGTTCATGTAAAGAACCTCCCTAGATAAAGTTCTATCCATTGTAAGTGGTTGATCTCTAAGGAGCAAGAGGATGGATGTCTGTCTCCATGCTGGTTCTTGGGCTGACTGCATCAGGGCTTTGCTAAAAGAAGTTATGCGCTCTCAACGCAAGTATGATAGGATACGAATTAGAGAGAAAATAGCTTTGGATTTCTTTAAAGCCAGATTTTTAGTGATTTTTATATTACTCTTTACATCTGAATACATCCAGGTATATGTTAGTTTTAGGTAAAAGAAAATACACAATATTACAAGAGAGAAAATCTCTCATGTTGAGGGGATTCTGCCTTTTATGCATGGAACTTGCATTAACACATTATTAGGAGTTATTCTtatgttaatgggagaaattcaCACACATTCATAGGTGATTCTACTACAATAAAagtaaaatagatttttcttttccttaataCATTTGAAGTTAATTGCTGAAAATTATGACACATTATCAAATCAAGGGGATGTGTATGGACGCTATTCCTTCCAAAAACCTAGCTTCAAAGCTTGGGATAGCAAATAGCCTTCAACTATACTAATCTGGTTAGCATGATACTTAACTTTTGCATTTGGTGCCAGATATGATGAAATCTTCTATCAGTTTCTTGGTTCTTAAATGTGGATGTTAGCTGAAGAGATGATTGAAGATGATGGagaaaagggagggagaagaaatggAACTGTACAAGTGCATAATGACAGTAAAAGTAGATCCAGGAATATTACCACAGTTGTAGGGCAGCTGTCTTTGATAGATGTGTGGCAAGGTGACTGTGTGATCAGGACTGGACAGcgctgggtgctagagacaggatactagaaaagttagggaagagaaagaagtaTGCTATCCTGCTTAATTGAGACATTTAACTGTATATGTAGCGACTCCCCTGGAGATCCTCACATTTTGGAGGGCCAGCTAATAAATCACATCAATCTTTAGAGCTAACATACTAACAAATTCTGTATAAACtgtttttgatttatttattggGCAACCTTGGAACACAGGATTTCCCCCATTTCTCTGCATTTTACTTCCACTTTTCTCCAGGGCCCTGAATTAATCTTCCTTCCTTCAGTGGAAGGAGAGGTGGGAGTGGGATTATTAAAAAATGTGTGGATTATTATatggaaacaaagaaaaacaaattttatatacataagaacttttttgcattaaaaattaTTCTTCCGTTTCTGAACTAACTTgaactttaaaatattgcttcCACTGCCAAAATTGAATAGTTTTGGTCCTTGTTAATTGAGGGATGTGCTTCAATTGTACACACAGAGCCATTAAAGGCTAGATGAATAGGTCATCTGAACATGGAGTCAAAATATCCAGATTTCAGTGTCACAAAGCTGCAGATTATTTCTGAAGAACAGAGTCCACAGATcagaattaaaatattatatCATACAAGTTGTTAAGATCACATGTTGCtggaaaatgaagtatttctggaGTGGAAggcttatttaaaaatatttttatatttacagagaatcaggcatacaaatgtttgtttttaaaagtgtacACTGCTTTAAGgctatttattttttagaaaatatGACTTACATTAATATCTTTTGACAAATATACACGATATTACTCAAACTGCCATGCAACATGTATATTAAGTAATGAAGAAATTGAATATACAAGGCCTAATCTATATTATATATTGAAAATGTACAGTCtagccaatatttaaaaagtttcCCTTATTTGGCAGTATTTTCTACAGTTTGTTCATATATTTCCTCTTGGATGATTTGGTAAATACTTTACTGAAATCTAGTCAGTGACAACCTGAGGtactaaacatttctgccttactTCATTGTCTTCAAAATTAATCTGTTTGTTCCTTTTAGGTTCCATCCATGAGTTATGTATTACCGCATTATTCGGCATGGGATCTGCTTCCACTATTGAAACGACTCgttttttcattttacttttcagGACCTTCTGAAATTTTTGCCTAGTGAATGCATAAAGTAGAGGGTGAAATATGGTTGTTCCGTATGCCATAACTAGAAAACATAATCTCAGCTTTACCAAAAGGTCACTTGGGCCCAGACATAAAATTGTAGTGTTTAAAACAGAAATGGGTGTCCAGCAGAGAAGAAACGTTGAAATAATCAACAGGGACATTCTGAAGACTCTCTTTTGTCTTTCCCGTCTTTCACGATGTCGTTTTACAGCTCGCCGTAGGGCAATTATTACTGAAACTGAAGTCCTTACGCCAAAGACTACATTTCTCCCGCCACTGCTTTGTGAAACATCAGTAGTCTCGTGTTGTGTAGTCAAAGAAATAGTCTTtttctttctggcttttttcTTTTGCCCTGTTGTAAATCTTGTACCTATTCGAATATTAAGAGCCTGGAGTATTTTGGTGTATGTAATTAGCATTACTATAACAGTGAAGAAAAAAATTGGAATCTGTACTAGGAGATGATAGTACATTCCCAGTTCAGTGTGGTATTCATTTACACTGACACACAAAAGAGTCTTATTTTCCCAAGTACTTTCACtttgaagactgaaaaaattgacTTCAATAAAGGGAATCAGGAAGGATAAAAGAGAGACAATCCATATTGATGTCATTAACATCACAGCCCTTCCCAATGTCAGAATTCGATTTGCAGGTTTTACAGAGATATCATATCGGTCTAAAGTGATAGCAAAAACGTTGATTGCAGTTGAAACACTTGCAAAAGAAACACAAGCCTCATGGAAACAGCAAATTAGAGCACTGTTACTCTCCAGTGAAAGCAGAAGGATAACTATAGTTAGAGGAATACATCCCACACAAATTATTACATCAAGTACGTGAAGGTTCATTGTAATAATGTTACTGACAGAATTGATTAAGTTGGATTTCATGCAGTAAAGTACCAACACGGTGAGGTTGCTGCCAAGTCCCAACACAATTTCTAACATCAGAAATCCAGTGAGAGAAACTTGAAAGCTTAATGGATATGACAGTGCTCGGTACATATTGGTGTTGATGTCATCAATGGCATCTTGAACTGTAATGTTAGATTCAGACTGCATGTTGACTTCCGGAATGGGAGAGAAGCACATTCTTTTGTTGCAGTTGTTTTTGTCCTAAAAGATGAGAGAAAATAGTTTTGTATTTAattctgacacttttaaaatcactttAGATAAATACAGAAAAACAGGTATTTCATTCTATCAAAATCTAATCAATTATATATTTAGATTTGTGCATGATTTGGGCTCAGGAATCTGAGGATCTAGCAAAACaccagcttttaaaataaaatttgattgtaaaaaaccccccaaaaaacttgTTAAAAGCCTTTGTTTACAGAGACAAGGCCTTGTTTATGATATGGCTCTTACAAAGGACACGTGGTAGAACAAGCTATATTGGTACATTGTGTTTTATCATGTCTagggccattttaaaaaaatgtccacaTTTATTTAAAACTTAGCATATATAAAGTAATGTTAAAAAACCTTTTTAGGAAAAACAAGGTCAGAAGAATGGAGGGGAGTTGCTTGTAAACCACTGAAATATCACTTAATAGATCTTCTCTTCTATAGGTTTGTTTACCTCcttcttttgaaaactttttgtaAAAATGTGATTGACAGAAGATTTGCAATTCCAGAGTTCATTGAAATtttataaaactttaaaatgtttatacattaaattttctttcagaattttgtgtgtacatatattatctgtgtgtgtgcgcgcgtgcgtATGTATATTTATATGTGCATGTATATTTTCATTATAAGTCATGTATATATAACTTCAACTGTAAAATTATAGATGAATGTTTAAGTGTAATGAAGTAGATTTTCAAAGCATTGCATTTCCATATGCTGATATTTATATTTCCTGAAGTAAATATTTAAACTTTAACTATTAGCCACACTGGTGAAATACTCTCCCTTTGATTTATGGACTTGTGTGTATCAGGAGTATTTAGTAGCATATTTATATTTGTAATCTAATTAGATGATGGAATTAAGGAGACGGAGACAACAGGATTGTTTgtattatgtttgttttttacatcaTGAAATGAAAGTGTATCTCTGCTTTGAGGCAAGAAGGCTCAGTGATGTAGCATTAATCActgctgtgtgattttttttatcttaTGGCCACACCTTCTGTGGCTTACAAATGCTAATAAATTGAAATTTAGTGTCTGCTTAAGAGGCTTGCCACTGTACCATTTTTTCTTAACCAGcatataaaattaataaataaaataaactaaggaaggaaagattttttttctcttggtgTGGTGGTACTTGAAATTTTGagcacttttaaaatgaaaatgaaaatatatttggtATAAGGATTAATTTAAATGGAGAGCATTGTTCTTCTCTAAATACAGTAAGTGGAAGGCACTAAAGAGAATAAAAATGAGTGGCTTTTTTAATGCAAGTATGAATTATGCACACTCTAGATGTAATATGCAAATACATTTATCTACAATTCTGAGAAGCCACAATAGTTCAGTACTGTTAATTGCAAACTTTTTATAATGAAGGTTCTTTGTATGCGTCAAGAGTTACTTtacatgcctttttaaaaacaaaaaatttgaATGAGCCTCAGGTGTGCAATGAAACAAGAAATATTCCAAAAGCTTTGTTCAACTTTCACTTTATGCAACCTGAAGACAGTTTATATATAGCTTCAAGACAGTATTATTTCCTCTGTGTATGTGGTCTTATTTAGCTATGGACATATTATGGAAACAATTCCAAATGTGTTACTTGATAAATTGAATTCGCTTGAACTGGTAAAAGCCAGAAGATTAGAGTAATTTTTACTAAAACAAGCGATGGTCTTAACTGTAAGAATAAGCTGTCTGAAATCTtgtgaaaatggaaaattttaagTGTGCCAGATTTTACTAACAAACAGATTAAGCATCAGGTCTTTGTCACATCAGATAGATTTGCAGTTAAATAAAAGCAGAAATGTCGAGATAGGAAGATAATTAACAAAATACATCTCAAGAACAGTGCTCTGTTCCACCGGAAAAGGTCAAACAGAGGTTGGGTGCATGCAGCTTCTGACCTACCTGTTTTCTGTTGCCTCAAGGGCCTTTCAGCTCACTGTAGCAGCTTGTCATAAATTGATACATGGTGTCACTGACAGAATTTTGACATGCATTTCACCTGGCAGCTGAGTTGTAGCTGTGCTCTATTTCATCCCTTGCAgaatgtttcctttctttttcttttttttttttttttttttttttttggttccaaCACTTCAGCAGCAAGATTTTGTGATTGAACAAAAGGACTTAATTTCCTGAAATATTTCTACAGACCAGTGCATATTGGTTGGTTGGTCTGCTTTTTAAAGCCACCAGTAAAAACAAAACTTCTTTTAAGTGACATTAAATTATTTCCCCCTTTGTATCTCATGgcagtatatttttattttccaggataaatgaaaataaaaacagacacATCCAATTTCTGgcttcaaaaatatatttaggcATCCTTTAGTTACAATTGCACGTTTGGTTTTATAATACTTCTCATTACTTTAGAGTGATGGCTTTGTCACATAAGTTGTTTTACATTGTAAAATCCAGTTCATGTGCTCTGATGAAAACCATGGACTGCTTAATTTGGTTTATTATCATTAAAGGAGAATACATAACAGGTCATAAAATTCAGAGAAAAAATATCCATTCGTCATTATGACAAATAAGTGACTTAATATGTAGTGTAGAAAAAGCTTGATTAAAGCCTTGTTTAGCTTGCTGATGAAGTATGCACAGTCTCCTTTTGGGAATTCACGTTTCATTGTTTCTTCGTGAATCAGTAGTTTCCATAAATCTGGTTTTAAATTATAAATCCCTTCTTAAGATAGGCTCACCGTTTTGTTTTAGGAATAAACCATTATATTAATCTTCTTTTCATGAAAATATGAGCAGATGTGCTAATCTTCTATGTATATTGTTGAAGTGTTAAACACTTACATAGAAATAGAACCTGTTCCATGTTTTTATTCTAATTCCTTCATTTCTTAAGACTATATATTATAAGTACATCCTGCGGCTCGTAGATCAGACAGCTAGAAAGATGTCCAGTCAATTGCATTCTTCATATTGTCAGTAGTAAAACTGAATTAGATGCTGCATGCCCTtgtgagaaaaagaagaaaaaaaggttaaaaataggGCTTCTAATAATAATTTTTCAGTTAAGTTATTCAGGAATATATTTATATGGTATCATTTGATTAAAATTATGCAGTATGTGTAAATCAAAATGGATCTCTAAAGTTGACTCCTATTGAAGATATATAAAATCAGTGAGAATATTTTCACTATTTCCTAATAAAATCTTTCCCTCTCTTTCAtcttattaaaattaaatatattggaCGGGTTACatattttgcaaatattaaaTGTGGAGTTAAAAGCCAAgaattgaaataaaaattaatgggCAAAAAGATAGTATCTACAAATGTAGCTAGAAAATATGATTTTTACAGGTCTTGTGAGCAACTAGCTTACACATACTATGTGTCCTCTTCTGTTCATATGACTAATTTAACTGAGCCTCAGTTGCTTCATGGGGAATACATTTGTTTAATTTGCACATGTCCTTGAATTTATTGCtttgaatataaaatattatGCAAATTTTTACAAGTATATTTCCATTGGTTGAAGTATGTagattatttaaatgtttttaggGTCACACAAAAGGTAGTTACAAAAActaacattttttccccatgaataAGTCAGAGATTAGTCATGTAAATCAACCTTCGAAAAGCAATAAGTATACCAGAAAATGCAGAGTATCTATGATCCTTCAAGGAGTACTTGAGTACATTCATAACATATGTGACTCAATATTTGGAAATGCTGTTGAGAAAAATCTTCTGACTGCATTAAGGATTTTTAGCAGTACTGTTATAGCTTAAGCTGCACTGTTTTTACGTTGTATGAACAAAACAGTTCTTAATATACCACAGTGTATCTTTAGAAAATAACGTTTTTCAACAATTgtacttttttaatgaaaaaaattagtATTGTCAAGCAAGAAATACAAGATAAAAGCTCTCAATTTAAGTTGAACCTGGCATCTTTTCCCCTTCAAATATGTTTGTTAAACACTGCTTTTGCTGAATATCATAATAAGGAACATATCTTACCTCTACTAAGGATTTGATCAGTTCTCGATGCAGATGAAGCAGTTCCAGTTTTGAGGGATTCATGTTGTTCACTTGTTAGCAGAGTACAGGGGAAAGAGGGTCATAAGCATTTCTTCAAAAAATGACCTCAATGAAAATTTGTGCCTGTGCTGTGCCATTGTTTCAGCATACTGCTAATGTATACATGTAGTGCTGCTTTAGAGGCTGCTGCAGTCTCCCACTCATCCTATTGTAGAATCAATAAGCATCTGAAGATACATAATGAAAGTAATTTAACATACTGAAGGCTTCTGGTCTCCAGAGACAGCATTTAGATTCAGCCTTTCTAAAAAGGAACAGCAATACTTCTCAGAGAGGAAAGCTTACTATGGACAGCTTTTGCAGAATGACAGCCTACCTTGTCGCTTCTCCACACTGCAGAGAGATGCAGTGCATTCACTAATTTTGATTGGTCAGTGATGTTTGGCTTAAACTGTGCTTCATATATAtgggagtgattttttttctgttttatataaGGATTCTTTTGTAAAAAGGCTAAATTTATAAATGAATTGTGCATAATTTT
The Eretmochelys imbricata isolate rEreImb1 chromosome 1, rEreImb1.hap1, whole genome shotgun sequence DNA segment above includes these coding regions:
- the GPR22 gene encoding G-protein coupled receptor 22: MCFSPIPEVNMQSESNITVQDAIDDINTNMYRALSYPLSFQVSLTGFLMLEIVLGLGSNLTVLVLYCMKSNLINSVSNIITMNLHVLDVIICVGCIPLTIVILLLSLESNSALICCFHEACVSFASVSTAINVFAITLDRYDISVKPANRILTLGRAVMLMTSIWIVSLLSFLIPFIEVNFFSLQSESTWENKTLLCVSVNEYHTELGMYYHLLVQIPIFFFTVIVMLITYTKILQALNIRIGTRFTTGQKKKARKKKTISLTTQHETTDVSQSSGGRNVVFGVRTSVSVIIALRRAVKRHRERRERQKRVFRMSLLIISTFLLCWTPISVLNTTILCLGPSDLLVKLRLCFLVMAYGTTIFHPLLYAFTRQKFQKVLKSKMKKRVVSIVEADPMPNNAVIHNSWMEPKRNKQINFEDNEVRQKCLVPQVVTD